AGCTTCCCCAAGCCCTAAATCCCTAATGATAAAACCGATAGGATCCATAAGAGCGATAACTAAACGCCCTAAAAATAAAGAGCCAAAAAGCTTGCCTTCATTGCGTTGGATATAGCGCGTGAGCTGGTAAAACCCTTCCCCTAAAATGGAGCCTAATAAAGGCGTGATCACCAAATCCTGCCAGCTAGGCACTTCCACAAACGCTTCCAAGCCATATTCCCAAAAAAGCGTGGAAGTGATAAAAGAAAAAAACGCTGATGCCATCCAGCCAAACCCAGCCATGCGCGGTTGCATATAATACATAGCCCCAAAATAAGGGTGCAAAATTTCATTGAAAATAAAACTATCGTTGTCCAGTTTTGGCCCCATGCGGACATTTTCAAACCAACTTTTGATCCCAAACTTTTCTCTATCCCAATTCGTTACGCTCTCTGGCATGAGATACAACCCTACAATCCCTATCACCAACGACACGCCCAAAATCCCTATGCTCGTGCCTAAATATTTCCAACGGCTATTTGGGGCATAAGGGATCGTGTTGCTCTTTTTAAACTTCTTTTTAAAGTGTTGCCAAATAAGATTTTTAGGGCTTCGTTTGAGCGTTTCTTCTAATTGAATGCTGTTAGCGTTTAAAAAACTACAGCCTAACCCCCAAATAATAACGCAAACTACCCAAATCTTTTGGAAGGTTTTTAGGAATATTTTCAATAATATTTTTAGGAATGTTTTTAATGAAATCAGCATAAACTCTATTATTACTCTCATCAGGTTGCAAACTTTATTGCTTGACTTAAAAAGAGTTTATTATATCTTAAAAACATTACAACACATTCAATAAAACTTAACAAGCCTCAAAGGCTAATCGTTTCTACAAGCTTAAGCCCAAACCCGCTCAAAGCCTTATACTGCCTGTCTTCACAAGAGCTTAAAAGCCTGAAATCCTTTATCCCTAAATTTTTTAACACCAACGCCCCGATCCCAAAATCTTTAACGATATTGTTTTCTTTAGAATGGGTGTTCATAAAGATCAAATAACCCCCTTCGCACTTCAAATATTCTAACGCTTTAAAAAACGCTTCAAACGCATCAGTCGTTAAAAAATCAAAATCCTCTTTGATAGGGTGGAAACGCACTAAAGGGGCTAAATCGTTGGGTTTTGTGCCTTTAAACTTAAAAGCGTAATGGTTTTTTTGCTGGTGGTCTAAAAAAGTGTAGCATTGCGTTTGGTGTTTTAAAAATTCCCTCTCTTCTTGGCAAAACATTTTCAGCAAACTTTCATTTTCCAAACGATAGCTAATCAAATCAGAGACATAGAGGGTTTTAAGGTTATGTTTAATGGCGAAATCGCTCAAAAATTTATCCCCTCTCCTCGCCATAGAGCCGTCTTCTTTCATGATTTCACAAATCACGCTCACGGGCTTTAATCCGGCTAATTTGCATAAATCCACGCTCGCTTCCGTATGGCCCGTGCGCGCTAACACGCCTCCATCTTTTGCAATCAAAGGGAAAATATGCCCCGGACGCACAAAATCGCTCGGTTTGGTGGTGTCTTTACACAACAATTCAATCGTCAAATGCCTTTCAAAAGCAGAAATCCCAGTTTTGGCTTCTTTAGCGTCAATGGAAACCGTGAAAGCGGTCTCATGGTTAGAATCATTCACGCTAACCATAGGGGGTAATTCAAATTTTTTCGCTAAATCTTTAGTTAAAGACACGCAAATCAACCCCCTAGCATGCGTGGCCATGAAATTGATTTTCTCAGGGGTAGAAAAAATCCCAGCTAAAACCAAATCCCCCTCATTTTCTCTGTCTTCATCATCCATAACAATAAGCATTTCGCCATTTTTATATGCTTCTAAAGCTTCAGTAACTCGTTTTAAGATCATTCTAACTCCCTAGTTTTATTCAATAATATTGAGTTTTATAAAAAAAAGAAATATAGCATGTTTAATAACGATTATTACTTTATTGCTTTATTTAGATACAAACCGCTAAGCCTTTAAATCAATTGAATGAAACTCCCCCTATCATGCAAGAAATACTAAAAGACTTATTCTAATGTTTGCAAAGCCTAATGATTAGTTTTTTCTAATGATTAATTTTGGGCTATACCTAAAAACTTTATCCAAGATTTTAACCGAGCTTTTATGCAAAAAACGGCCAATCCTAATACTTAAAGGTAATTTTTTAGGCCTTTGTTTTTCTGTGTTGGAGTTTTGAGCATTCATCCCGTCGCAAGCAATCGCAAATTCTTCTAACACATAGTTTTTGACCCCATGCCAATAATGCCTATCCATCACGCAATCTATAGGCATCACCCATTCTTTCGCGCTGTATTTCAATAATTTTTGTGCGGCTTTGGGGGCTAAAACATACCCTTGAGTGCCAATGCCATCTTTAAAATTTAAGATTTGAGAAACCCCTTTAACGGGAGTTTTTTGTTTAGCCACATTTTCTTCTAAATGCATCAAACGGATATAGCCTAATTCGTTGATGTGTTGGTAACAAAACTCTAGGCTCTCTTTAAAACGCTCTTTTATAATAATATCATCTTCTAAAATACAGATCGCTTCATTAAGCTCTATGCATTTTTGCCACAAGGAATAATGGCTCGCATAGCACCCAAGCTCCCCAAACCCCATCCTCTTCCCGCAATGCTTGATCGCGTAAAAGAAATTTTTTAACGCGCAAAGGGGATGTTTTTCATTTTCACAAAAAGCCAATAAATCTTCAACCACAAAAGAAGGGTGCAAATGCTCTAAAATCAAGGGGTGTAATTGAGTGGGAGAGATTTTAGAATAGATCGCATCAAAAATTTCATAAGAGATCCCTTGAAGTTTAAGGCTCTCTAAAAGGGGGGTTATATGAGTTTCTTTTAAAGAAAAATTGTGACAGGTTTTGGGGCTTAAATGAATAATAAAAACACGCATGTTAGCCTTAATTCTTAATACAAATAAAATCAATATCAAACAGACTTACATTCTAGCGCAAATTTTAGTAAAATACGCATCATGTTAGATGATATTCCTATTACCATTCAAAAAAGTAAAAAAATCAAAACCCTGAGCTTGAATATCACGCCTTCTTTAGAAGTGATTCTCAAAATGCCCAATTCTTGTTCTCAAGCTAGAGCGAGCGCTTTTTTAAAAGAACAAGAAGCTTGGCTAAAAAAAACCTTTTTAAGCATGCAAGAAAAACACTCCCTTTTACACTTGCGCCTAGAAACCTATCAAAACAAAATCCTTGTGTTTGATGAGGTGAGAAACGCCAACGATTACACCCTAACAGATCTTAAAAAAATCTTAAAAACTTATTTGGAGCAAAAACTCCCTTTGATCGCTCAAAAAATGCAAACTTCATACACCCATTTTGGCATTAGAAACAACGCTAAAGTTTTAGGGAGCTGCTCTTATCATAACCGCTTGAGTTTTGCATTATTATTGGTTTGCGCTAAAAAAGAAGCGATTGATTATGTCATCATCCATGAGCTAGCCCACACGATCCACAAAAACCATTCCAAAAATTTTTGGCGTTGCGTTCAAATCTTTTGCCCTAATTACCGCGCTCTAAGGGAGCGTTTAAAACAAAGGGTTGTTTTTTATACCCAACTGCTTAAGCAACTACAACCCTAAAGATTAAGCCTTAAAAATGATAGCTCACATACGCTGTGATGCTTCTAGGAGGTGCGGATTCTTTCCCGTTAGGGCTAGTGCCTATCCCACTAAACCAGTATTTCATGTTAAAAATGTTATTGATTTGCAAGCTCGCATGAACGCTTTGATTTTTGCGTTCCCACAAAGCACTAGAAATTTGCAAATTCCACACCCAATACCACGGCGTCATGCCCGCTGTTTTGGTGGTAATGGCCCCGTTTTTAATCGTGGGCGCGTATTCTGTGAAAGGCACGGTGTTTAACACATCGCTATAAGCGCGGCTATAAAAGAAAGAGCTCAACCCAATCGTGGTTTTAGCGTAAGTGTAACTCGCGTCTAAAATGAATTGGTGCGGGCTGACAAAAGGGAGTTTTTTGCCAAAAATATCTTTTTTAGGCCCTTTAGGATTAGCAGGGTTAGTAACCATCGTGTGGCTGGTGATATTAGCGTCTATAAAAGTGTAAGCCGCATGGAAATTAAGTCCCCTAATCGGTGTGTAATACAACTCTAGCTCCACGCCTTGCGATCTCGCATTGACCGGCTCTTTATTATCCCCATAGCGCCCGGTAAAATAATGATTCGCAAAAATCACAAAATAATTCGCGTTAAAACTCACTTGATTGTTGAAATAATATCTTGAGCCGCCTTCCATGACATTAAAGATTTGAAAATAATCCGTGCTTGTGCCTGTAAAATTACCAATATTGCTGAATTGGGGCGGGATATAGCTTCTTTGATAGTTGAAATAAAACAACCAATCCTTAATGGGTTTATAACCGACATTCACTGCTGGATTCCATTGGTTATAACGATCTTTAATGGTTTTTCCTGTTTGGCCTGCTTTAAAAGGGGGAGCGTCTTTTTTTTCGTAATTTAAAAAAGTGTATCTCAATCCTGGCGTGATCGTTAGCATGCCGTCATTGAAATTGATTTCATCGCTGGCATACACAGCGGTATAATTGTTGAAATTATTGAGTGAAGTTCCTGCATCAAACCCACTGCCATTATTAGGCACGCTAGGGTTTTTCCTGGTGGTGGATCGGCGGTATAAATCTTCAGTTAAAAACCGCATTCCCATATTAAAAGTTTGTTTGACTTTACCGGTATTGATTACGAGATTGAGTTTTGGCTCAAATGCATTCACCACGAAGCGGCGGATATTGTCATAAAATTGCCAACAAGGGCTATTCGTATCGCTATAAGAATACAAACCGCAATTAGGGTTAGTCGCGCTAATTTCTCCCTTGCCTTTAAAGGGTAAAATCTTATTTTGACTGCTCATATACACGCTTTGGTATTGGTTAGAGAAGCCAAAATCCCTGCTCATGTCATGCGTGAAATAAGTGAATTTAAAATCGCCCCCCACTTTCCTATCCGGATCGCCAAAGTAGTTTTGATACACGATCCCAAAGCGCTTGGCTCGCCCTCCATCTTGATTGTCATGGCGCTCGTTGATGAAGCGGTTATAGGCGTAATCTTGCGCGCTCAAAGTGCCTGGATGGTAAGAATTGTATTGATAATACTGGTAATAAGCTTTAAAAGTATTGGTCGCATTAATATTATAAATCGCATCCAACAAGTAGTTTTGCACCTTTGTAGGGCTATTTTGCCTGAAACCTTGCCCATTAATCCAATTGCCTTGGGCGCTAATTCCTATATACTTACCCAACATCCCGGCCGTTCGCCCATAAGTGTTAAACAGCATTTGGTTTCCTAAAGTTTGGGCTAAGGGCTTGCCTTTTTCTTTGGGATCTACAAAATTCCCATTAGAGGAGCGCCCCCAAAAAGTGATCCTTTCAGCCGCTTGATTTTCCCATTCTTTTGGGATTTCTTTAGTGATAACATTCACCACGCCTCCAAAAGTGTTAGGGCCGTATTGCACACTCGTGCCCCCTTTAATTACATCAATCCTATCCACTGACTGGAAAGTTACAGGGAAAATCGCCAGTTCAATATTAGAATACGGCGCGCCATAAATGGGGATACCATTGACTAAAATCATGCCCGTATTGCTATGCCCGTTACCGCCCCCACCAAAACCGCGCACCGAAATTTTAGGCAGCACGCCCGTGCCTGTAGCGTCTCTGATTTGAATCCCTGGCACATTTTGCAAGGCGTTTTCAATATTCAAATTCCCCGTTTTTTTGAGTTCCTTGTTGGAAATCACCGTGCGAGAACTTGTGGAATTGCGCACCTCTTCGCTTTGCCATGAAAGCGGCGCGCTGGAACTGAATTTTTGCTCGGTGGTTGTAACTTTTTTTAAAAAATGGTGCTTATCTTTTGCGATCATAAAAGAACTAAAAGTCCAAAAAGTCAAAGTGTATAACGCTAAAAAATACGGGGTTTTTACCCTCAAATAACCATTCATTATGATAACCTTTCTCATTTAATTCAAACCGACTCATATTATAAAAATAATTATTATAATTAGCTTAAATTTTGGAGTTTGATTTTTTTATTTGTAATTTGTTATCAAAACGATTTGAAAAAGGTTTTTTGCGTTTTTTATTTTTTTGCAAACAGCCACTAAGCGTTTTTTTTAAAAACAGAATGTTATAGGAGTTTTAGAATGCGTTATTTATCAATTTGACGAAGAAACCATCACAACCGCTATCGCAAAACCAGCGTCATGGCTGATGCTTGCGCTCAAGCTTTGGATGTTAAAATAATCCATTTTTTCTTTGGAAAGGGTGATTAAGGGGGCGTTTTTAGGGCTTTTAGAAATACGCATATCTAAAAAGCTCAATTCCTTACCAATGCCTACTTGAAGGGCTTTAGAGCAAGCTTCTTTGAGTGCGAAAAACCCGGCGATACTGCTAAATTTATCCTTGCATAAAACGATCTCACTTGGGGATAAAAAACGCTCTAAAAACCTCATTTCAAAGCGTTTCATGCACTTTTCTATCCTAGCAATAGAGACAATATCTACGCCAATCATTTAAAATTATTGAATAATGAAATCAGTGAAAAAGACATTTTTAATAAAGCCATCAATCAAAAACGAATTCAAGTGGCTCTTAATCTCGTCTTTAAGCTTGTTTTTGCCTTTGTTAGTAACCACTTCTTCCACGCTTTTAGACGATAGAATTTCTATAATCGTGTCCTTAATCGCTGTGTCTTTAACCTTGACTTCATTCAAAAGCTTTTCATTACTCAATTCTAACGAAATAGAAGCCTTAAGGTAGCGTCGACCATTTTGAGAGACCAAATTCACCGCAAAAGGTGCATCAATCGCATACAAAGGCCCAAGCACTAAATATTGTTGGATATTAGAGCCTTCTTTGGCTTCTTGATTCTTGTTCGCCATAGGATTGGCTTGAACTTCTTGGGTGTTTTTAGAAGCGTTTTCTTTAGATTCTTCCTTATTCCCCATGAGCAACATGATAATCACCCCCACCAATAAAAGCATCACTAACACGCTTCCAATAATAACAAATAAAAGGGCTTTGCTTTTTTTTTGGGGTTGTTGCGCGGTATTTTCTTGTTCTTCTGCCATGCCTATTCCTATTGAAAATAAGTTAAAGTGGTTTTCCCGAATTTTTTCTGTTTGATTATAGCTAAAGTTGTAAGACTTTTAGGCATTTCATGCAGGCTTTCATGCTCAAAAACCACTAAAAGATTTTTTGGATTAGAGCGTTTCAATAACCTTTCTAAAGCTTGAAAACACTTTTCATAAATCCCTAAAAACCCGCTCGTTTCAAAAGGAGGATCCAAATAAATAATATTCAAAACGCCATTTTTTAAACACAGCGTGGGCAAAAGCTTGAAAGCGTCATCTAAAAAGGTTTGAATTTCCATTTCCTTTTTCAGGCGGTTTTTAAAGAGGGCGATATTTTCTAAAAGCGTGGCATAAGCGCTTTTATTTTGCTCAAAAAACACCGCGCTTTTAGCCCCCCTACTCAAAGCCTCTAAACCCATAGAAGCACTGCCTGAAAACACTTCTATAAAATGCGCTCCTATAATTTCTGCTTGCAAGGTGTTAAAAAACGACTCTCTTACGATCGCTTTGGTGGGGCGCGTACTAGAAATGTTAGGCAAATTCAAGCCCAATCCCTTACAAGCCCCCCCAATGATCTTAAATTTTTTTACTGGCTGATGATCTGGCATAATTTTTGGGTGTATTCTTCTAATAATTGCTGGATCTTTTGCTCTTTAGAAAATTTGATTTCTTCGCATTCTTCGCAAGGTTTTTCGCTCTCTTTTAAAGCGCGATAAAAATT
This DNA window, taken from Helicobacter pylori, encodes the following:
- a CDS encoding glycosyltransferase family 25 protein, whose protein sequence is MRVFIIHLSPKTCHNFSLKETHITPLLESLKLQGISYEIFDAIYSKISPTQLHPLILEHLHPSFVVEDLLAFCENEKHPLCALKNFFYAIKHCGKRMGFGELGCYASHYSLWQKCIELNEAICILEDDIIIKERFKESLEFCYQHINELGYIRLMHLEENVAKQKTPVKGVSQILNFKDGIGTQGYVLAPKAAQKLLKYSAKEWVMPIDCVMDRHYWHGVKNYVLEEFAIACDGMNAQNSNTEKQRPKKLPLSIRIGRFLHKSSVKILDKVFRYSPKLIIRKN
- the acpS gene encoding holo-ACP synthase, with product MIGVDIVSIARIEKCMKRFEMRFLERFLSPSEIVLCKDKFSSIAGFFALKEACSKALQVGIGKELSFLDMRISKSPKNAPLITLSKEKMDYFNIQSLSASISHDAGFAIAVVMVSSSN
- the fliL gene encoding flagellar basal body-associated protein FliL gives rise to the protein MAEEQENTAQQPQKKSKALLFVIIGSVLVMLLLVGVIIMLLMGNKEESKENASKNTQEVQANPMANKNQEAKEGSNIQQYLVLGPLYAIDAPFAVNLVSQNGRRYLKASISLELSNEKLLNEVKVKDTAIKDTIIEILSSKSVEEVVTNKGKNKLKDEIKSHLNSFLIDGFIKNVFFTDFIIQ
- a CDS encoding M48 family metallopeptidase, yielding MLDDIPITIQKSKKIKTLSLNITPSLEVILKMPNSCSQARASAFLKEQEAWLKKTFLSMQEKHSLLHLRLETYQNKILVFDEVRNANDYTLTDLKKILKTYLEQKLPLIAQKMQTSYTHFGIRNNAKVLGSCSYHNRLSFALLLVCAKKEAIDYVIIHELAHTIHKNHSKNFWRCVQIFCPNYRALRERLKQRVVFYTQLLKQLQP
- a CDS encoding TonB-dependent receptor family protein, whose protein sequence is MNGYLRVKTPYFLALYTLTFWTFSSFMIAKDKHHFLKKVTTTEQKFSSSAPLSWQSEEVRNSTSSRTVISNKELKKTGNLNIENALQNVPGIQIRDATGTGVLPKISVRGFGGGGNGHSNTGMILVNGIPIYGAPYSNIELAIFPVTFQSVDRIDVIKGGTSVQYGPNTFGGVVNVITKEIPKEWENQAAERITFWGRSSNGNFVDPKEKGKPLAQTLGNQMLFNTYGRTAGMLGKYIGISAQGNWINGQGFRQNSPTKVQNYLLDAIYNINATNTFKAYYQYYQYNSYHPGTLSAQDYAYNRFINERHDNQDGGRAKRFGIVYQNYFGDPDRKVGGDFKFTYFTHDMSRDFGFSNQYQSVYMSSQNKILPFKGKGEISATNPNCGLYSYSDTNSPCWQFYDNIRRFVVNAFEPKLNLVINTGKVKQTFNMGMRFLTEDLYRRSTTRKNPSVPNNGSGFDAGTSLNNFNNYTAVYASDEINFNDGMLTITPGLRYTFLNYEKKDAPPFKAGQTGKTIKDRYNQWNPAVNVGYKPIKDWLFYFNYQRSYIPPQFSNIGNFTGTSTDYFQIFNVMEGGSRYYFNNQVSFNANYFVIFANHYFTGRYGDNKEPVNARSQGVELELYYTPIRGLNFHAAYTFIDANITSHTMVTNPANPKGPKKDIFGKKLPFVSPHQFILDASYTYAKTTIGLSSFFYSRAYSDVLNTVPFTEYAPTIKNGAITTKTAGMTPWYWVWNLQISSALWERKNQSVHASLQINNIFNMKYWFSGIGTSPNGKESAPPRSITAYVSYHF
- a CDS encoding DUF3943 domain-containing protein, giving the protein MFLKTFQKIWVVCVIIWGLGCSFLNANSIQLEETLKRSPKNLIWQHFKKKFKKSNTIPYAPNSRWKYLGTSIGILGVSLVIGIVGLYLMPESVTNWDREKFGIKSWFENVRMGPKLDNDSFIFNEILHPYFGAMYYMQPRMAGFGWMASAFFSFITSTLFWEYGLEAFVEVPSWQDLVITPLLGSILGEGFYQLTRYIQRNEGKLFGSLFLGRLVIALMDPIGFIIRDLGLGEALGIYNKHEIRSSLSPNGLNLTYKF
- the rsmD gene encoding 16S rRNA (guanine(966)-N(2))-methyltransferase RsmD — translated: MPDHQPVKKFKIIGGACKGLGLNLPNISSTRPTKAIVRESFFNTLQAEIIGAHFIEVFSGSASMGLEALSRGAKSAVFFEQNKSAYATLLENIALFKNRLKKEMEIQTFLDDAFKLLPTLCLKNGVLNIIYLDPPFETSGFLGIYEKCFQALERLLKRSNPKNLLVVFEHESLHEMPKSLTTLAIIKQKKFGKTTLTYFQ
- a CDS encoding bifunctional 3,4-dihydroxy-2-butanone 4-phosphate synthase/GTP cyclohydrolase II produces the protein MILKRVTEALEAYKNGEMLIVMDDEDRENEGDLVLAGIFSTPEKINFMATHARGLICVSLTKDLAKKFELPPMVSVNDSNHETAFTVSIDAKEAKTGISAFERHLTIELLCKDTTKPSDFVRPGHIFPLIAKDGGVLARTGHTEASVDLCKLAGLKPVSVICEIMKEDGSMARRGDKFLSDFAIKHNLKTLYVSDLISYRLENESLLKMFCQEEREFLKHQTQCYTFLDHQQKNHYAFKFKGTKPNDLAPLVRFHPIKEDFDFLTTDAFEAFFKALEYLKCEGGYLIFMNTHSKENNIVKDFGIGALVLKNLGIKDFRLLSSCEDRQYKALSGFGLKLVETISL